From one Desulfurobacterium thermolithotrophum DSM 11699 genomic stretch:
- a CDS encoding metallophosphoesterase, producing the protein MKIAVVSDSHDNLSKIEEFAKIVNSEDIDLVIHCGDFVSPFSIKLLLSKLKCDFIGVFGNNDGEVAGLLKISGGLLEKTPIYKEIDGKRFAIMHEPFFVDSLSKSADFDYILYGHTHKLDTRVINGCQIINPGELCGYLTGKSTFVILDTFQRFVEVRVL; encoded by the coding sequence ATGAAGATAGCTGTAGTATCTGATTCTCACGACAATCTTAGTAAGATTGAGGAATTTGCAAAGATAGTTAATTCAGAAGATATAGACCTTGTTATACACTGCGGGGATTTTGTTTCTCCTTTTTCAATTAAATTACTCTTATCAAAACTGAAGTGTGATTTCATAGGAGTTTTTGGAAACAACGATGGCGAAGTTGCAGGATTACTAAAAATTTCGGGTGGACTACTAGAAAAAACTCCTATTTATAAAGAGATTGATGGAAAAAGATTTGCAATTATGCATGAACCTTTTTTTGTAGATTCACTATCAAAATCAGCTGATTTTGATTATATTCTTTATGGTCATACTCATAAATTGGATACGAGAGTTATAAATGGATGTCAGATAATAAATCCAGGAGAACTGTGCGGTTATCTTACTGGGAAATCAACTTTTGTTATACTTGATACCTTCCAAAGGTTTGTAGAGGTAAGAGTATTATAA
- the topA gene encoding type I DNA topoisomerase produces MGKKKLLIVESPAKAKTIQRYLGKDFIVKASMGHVIDLPEKEFGVDIEKDFKPKYVTIKGKDKVLKEIRKAAKESEEVLLATDPDREGEAISWHIANALKRIKKEGIYRVRFHEITKKAIEEAIKNPDKIDENKVNAQQARRILDRIVGYTISPLLSKKFKKALSAGRVQSVALRLICDREEEIRKFVPKEYWTVEGIFRKETSKFPAKLFAVDGKKLDKFDIPDKNSANQLIDRAKKAVFVVTRVERKERKRKPYPPFITSTLQQEASKRFGFPAKLTMQIAQQLYEGIDLGKERVGLITYMRTDSTRVSDEAVKEVRNFIEENFGLEYLPKTKRSYETKTPKSAQDAHEAIRPTSVFRTPESVKKYLTSEQYKLYELIWKRFVASQMKDAVFNTVSADIEGNGLLFRATGSTLKEEGFLKVYPVEFEEKLLPDLNEGDKVEQEDIKGIQHFTEPPPRYTEGTLVKALEEEGVGRPSTYATIISNIIQRGYVEKEKQKLKPTELGEFINDILKKLFPKIVDVKFTANIEEELDKIEEGKKEWIELLKEFYFGEFKELLEKAERELKSLKGEEIGRECPKCGAPLLKIHGKYGTFIACSKYPECKYKESLKGEPKKTGEICPKCGGELVIKNGKYGKFIACANYPKCKYTAPLTYGKCPKCKEGDIVERRSKKGKKFFGCSRYPECDFISNKPPSEAKK; encoded by the coding sequence ATGGGAAAGAAAAAGCTTTTAATTGTTGAATCACCGGCAAAAGCTAAAACTATTCAAAGATATCTTGGAAAAGATTTTATCGTTAAAGCCTCTATGGGACATGTCATAGATCTTCCTGAAAAAGAGTTTGGAGTGGATATAGAAAAGGATTTTAAGCCAAAGTATGTAACAATAAAGGGTAAAGATAAAGTTCTAAAAGAAATTAGAAAAGCTGCTAAGGAAAGTGAAGAAGTACTTCTTGCGACAGACCCAGATCGTGAAGGAGAAGCGATTAGCTGGCATATTGCAAATGCTTTAAAAAGAATAAAAAAAGAAGGTATTTATAGAGTAAGGTTTCATGAAATTACAAAAAAGGCAATAGAAGAAGCAATTAAAAATCCTGATAAAATAGATGAAAATAAAGTTAATGCTCAACAGGCAAGAAGAATTTTGGATAGAATTGTTGGATATACAATTTCTCCTCTTCTTTCAAAAAAGTTTAAAAAGGCTCTTTCTGCAGGTAGAGTTCAGTCGGTTGCCCTAAGACTTATCTGTGATAGAGAAGAAGAGATAAGAAAATTTGTTCCTAAAGAGTACTGGACTGTTGAAGGAATTTTTAGAAAAGAAACTTCCAAGTTTCCAGCAAAACTTTTTGCGGTTGATGGAAAAAAGCTTGATAAGTTTGACATTCCTGACAAAAACAGTGCTAATCAATTGATAGATAGAGCTAAAAAAGCAGTTTTTGTAGTAACAAGAGTTGAAAGGAAAGAGAGGAAAAGAAAACCCTATCCTCCTTTTATTACCTCAACTCTTCAGCAAGAAGCGTCAAAGCGTTTTGGCTTTCCAGCAAAATTGACAATGCAAATTGCTCAGCAACTTTACGAAGGTATTGATCTTGGAAAAGAAAGAGTAGGTCTTATTACTTATATGAGAACAGATTCCACAAGAGTTTCTGATGAAGCAGTAAAAGAAGTTAGAAATTTTATAGAGGAAAATTTTGGTTTAGAATATCTACCTAAGACTAAAAGAAGCTATGAAACTAAGACTCCAAAATCTGCGCAGGATGCTCATGAGGCTATAAGACCAACTTCTGTTTTTAGAACACCGGAAAGTGTAAAGAAGTACTTAACTTCCGAACAATATAAGCTTTATGAGCTTATCTGGAAAAGATTTGTTGCTTCTCAGATGAAAGATGCAGTTTTCAATACTGTTTCTGCAGATATTGAAGGAAACGGACTTTTATTCAGAGCTACTGGAAGCACTCTAAAAGAAGAAGGATTTTTAAAAGTTTATCCTGTTGAATTTGAGGAAAAGCTCCTTCCTGATTTAAACGAAGGAGATAAAGTAGAACAGGAAGATATAAAGGGAATTCAACACTTTACAGAACCTCCTCCAAGGTACACTGAAGGAACGCTTGTTAAAGCACTTGAAGAAGAAGGGGTTGGTAGACCTTCAACCTATGCAACAATAATTTCAAACATTATTCAAAGAGGATACGTAGAGAAGGAGAAACAGAAATTAAAACCGACAGAGCTCGGAGAATTCATTAACGACATCCTAAAAAAGCTCTTTCCCAAGATAGTTGACGTGAAATTCACAGCTAATATAGAAGAAGAGTTAGATAAAATAGAAGAAGGTAAAAAGGAATGGATAGAATTATTGAAAGAGTTTTATTTTGGAGAATTTAAAGAATTACTTGAAAAAGCAGAAAGAGAACTCAAAAGCCTTAAAGGCGAAGAAATTGGCAGAGAATGTCCAAAATGTGGAGCTCCTCTTCTTAAAATCCACGGCAAGTATGGAACATTTATAGCCTGTTCTAAGTATCCTGAGTGTAAGTACAAGGAGAGTCTTAAAGGAGAACCAAAAAAAACCGGTGAAATTTGTCCAAAGTGTGGTGGAGAACTGGTAATAAAAAACGGTAAATATGGTAAATTTATAGCATGTGCAAATTACCCCAAATGTAAATATACGGCTCCTCTTACATACGGTAAGTGTCCTAAGTGTAAAGAGGGAGATATTGTTGAGAGAAGAAGTAAGAAAGGAAAGAAATTTTTTGGTTGCAGTAGATACCCTGAATGTGATTTCATTTCAAATAAACCTCCTTCTGAGGCTAAAAAATGA
- a CDS encoding iron-containing alcohol dehydrogenase family protein: protein MKIIRHHMPTKVIFGRRTIYKLKDEIKQLSLNDEKVAVICGKSAVSNGYVDIVKKQLSGIVEVFDFVEPDPTVENAKEIIKEVKKFSPSLIVAIGGGSPLDVAKVVSVMLTNEGELTEFIGIPEAFKKAGIPLVAIPTTSGSGSEVTPYAVLTDKKRLKKAPLISKYLFPVLAIDDPELTVTMSSIVTANTGIDALTHAIESFVSKRATEISKLYSLRAIELIANYLPRAYGNPKDIEAREKVMLASLLGGMAITDAGAGLIHTMAHVLGVIYRVPHGLANGVFLVPVLNFYGLSAEKEIKEIGKAMNFEGSIAEILEKLQSFLSFLGIPKSLREVGLTETEIPNFVNLVMEKKFLMGNLPKIPNERDVREIVRTNL, encoded by the coding sequence ATGAAAATTATAAGACATCATATGCCTACAAAAGTTATATTTGGAAGAAGAACAATTTATAAATTGAAAGATGAAATAAAACAACTATCACTTAACGACGAAAAAGTTGCGGTAATTTGTGGAAAATCTGCTGTGTCAAATGGTTATGTAGATATAGTAAAAAAACAACTTTCTGGAATAGTCGAAGTTTTTGATTTTGTTGAACCAGATCCAACTGTAGAAAATGCAAAAGAAATTATCAAGGAAGTAAAAAAGTTTTCTCCTTCCTTAATTGTGGCTATAGGTGGAGGAAGCCCTCTTGACGTTGCAAAGGTTGTTTCAGTAATGCTTACAAACGAAGGAGAATTAACCGAATTTATAGGGATTCCTGAAGCTTTCAAAAAAGCAGGTATTCCCCTTGTAGCAATTCCTACAACTTCCGGTTCAGGTTCGGAAGTCACACCATACGCTGTTCTAACAGACAAAAAAAGACTTAAGAAAGCTCCTCTTATTTCCAAATATCTTTTTCCAGTTCTTGCTATTGATGATCCGGAATTAACTGTTACAATGTCTTCAATAGTTACAGCAAATACTGGTATCGATGCTTTAACTCATGCTATAGAATCTTTCGTTTCAAAAAGAGCAACAGAGATTTCTAAACTTTATTCTTTAAGGGCTATTGAACTTATCGCCAACTATCTTCCTCGCGCTTACGGAAATCCAAAGGATATTGAAGCAAGAGAAAAAGTAATGTTAGCAAGTCTTTTAGGTGGAATGGCAATAACAGATGCTGGAGCAGGACTTATTCACACGATGGCACACGTTTTAGGAGTTATTTATAGAGTTCCTCACGGCCTTGCAAATGGTGTATTTCTAGTTCCAGTACTTAACTTTTATGGACTTTCAGCGGAGAAAGAAATAAAAGAAATAGGAAAGGCTATGAACTTTGAAGGAAGTATAGCTGAAATTTTAGAAAAACTACAATCTTTTCTTTCTTTCTTGGGAATTCCTAAATCACTAAGAGAAGTAGGGTTGACAGAAACAGAAATTCCTAACTTTGTAAATCTTGTAATGGAAAAGAAATTTTTAATGGGAAATCTACCGAAAATTCCGAATGAAAGAGATGTAAGAGAAATAGTAAGAACAAATCTTTAA
- the lpxC gene encoding UDP-3-O-acyl-N-acetylglucosamine deacetylase: MQVFQRTIAKEITFSGIGLHTGKKVNVKLLPAPPDTGIVFVRTDISSLPSIKVSPKYLSKLYYATNLSNGEISVQTVEHLMAALSAFGIDNLFVYLDSEELPILDGSSAPYIYLFEDSGVKEQKKKRKYLKLTTEISIEHDNKRIKAEPFEELIIDNTISFDHTYKKIRYQRLVYSHNLENFKEISKARTFCFYHEVEALRAAGLARGGSLENAIVIDKYDILNESGLRMENEFVAHKTLDLVGDLYILGYPLLAKVTAYRTGHALNAALVKTIYQEKAYEVVELEIKSQKITTSLLGNEEAYSTN; this comes from the coding sequence ATGCAGGTCTTTCAGAGAACAATTGCTAAAGAGATAACTTTCAGTGGAATAGGTCTTCATACAGGTAAAAAGGTGAACGTCAAACTTCTTCCAGCACCTCCTGATACCGGAATAGTTTTTGTAAGGACGGATATATCAAGCTTACCATCAATTAAAGTTTCTCCAAAATATCTATCGAAATTGTACTATGCAACAAATCTTTCAAATGGAGAGATATCAGTTCAAACAGTTGAACATCTTATGGCAGCATTATCAGCTTTTGGTATAGATAACCTTTTTGTATATCTTGACTCAGAAGAACTTCCTATTTTAGATGGAAGTTCAGCTCCATACATCTATCTTTTTGAAGACTCTGGAGTAAAAGAACAAAAAAAGAAAAGAAAGTACTTAAAGTTAACTACGGAAATTTCAATAGAGCACGATAACAAAAGAATTAAAGCAGAGCCATTTGAAGAGTTGATAATAGATAATACTATTTCCTTTGATCATACCTATAAAAAAATAAGGTATCAAAGATTAGTTTATTCTCATAACCTCGAAAATTTTAAAGAGATCTCAAAAGCAAGAACGTTTTGTTTTTACCATGAGGTAGAAGCCCTCAGAGCAGCTGGACTTGCAAGAGGAGGAAGTCTTGAAAACGCGATTGTCATAGATAAGTATGACATCTTAAATGAATCGGGTCTTAGAATGGAAAACGAGTTTGTAGCACATAAAACGTTAGACTTAGTCGGAGATTTATACATACTTGGGTATCCTCTTCTTGCAAAAGTGACAGCTTATCGAACAGGTCATGCACTTAATGCTGCTCTTGTTAAAACAATTTACCAAGAAAAAGCATACGAAGTTGTAGAGCTAGAAATAAAATCTCAGAAGATTACAACTTCACTATTAGGAAATGAAGAGGCTTACAGTACTAATTAA
- a CDS encoding radical SAM protein: MTEVILIEECNHLQFKKGDFKVCLVYPGEAKIGLSSLAIHRVYSILNSVEGVSCDLFFKDTKSSFFLEKNLKEFDVIAFSITYEDHLFEVASILHKEGIPPLREEREGKDFPVILGGGIGLFYNPAPFMPLFDAIYLGEAERRLEDVIKKLAESNKKIEELSAFDNVILSREYRFHYKGEFVEKIEGERKKIFRSPFFSTTYSHSCFLSGDITFKDMYLIEVNRGCIEKCRFCVATYMGLPYREKKIEILEKEIEIAKRYGNRVGLIGAGVTDYSKMEELFKILKKHNVKASFSSLKVSSPSPYIFKIVEESQQKTVTLAPETGNESLRYAINKKVPDEKYFSFAERALEHGAENIKLYFLIGLPGETTDDLMGIVEMAKRFRELALKFWKARGKVGKIHLSVNPIISKPFTPFQWYGLNPKSEIEKKIRLLKKEIGKIPNVEISYENIKRTILQAVICRGDTRIGEAAIESAVHGVNFRKSLKEKGLKIDNLYTREREKDELFPWEVVDSGIKREYLWREYCNTYKRKATPHCFPGCKACGLCD, translated from the coding sequence ATGACAGAAGTTATTTTAATAGAAGAATGTAACCATCTACAGTTCAAAAAGGGAGACTTCAAAGTCTGTCTTGTATATCCTGGAGAGGCGAAAATAGGACTTTCAAGCTTAGCGATACATCGAGTTTATTCTATTCTTAATTCAGTAGAAGGTGTAAGCTGTGATTTATTCTTTAAAGATACAAAAAGCTCTTTTTTTCTTGAAAAAAATTTAAAAGAATTTGATGTTATTGCTTTTTCAATTACTTATGAAGATCATCTTTTCGAAGTTGCCTCTATTCTTCACAAAGAAGGAATTCCTCCTTTAAGAGAAGAACGAGAAGGAAAGGATTTTCCTGTTATATTAGGTGGAGGAATTGGTCTTTTCTATAATCCTGCTCCCTTTATGCCACTTTTTGATGCTATTTATCTTGGAGAAGCAGAAAGAAGACTTGAAGATGTCATAAAAAAATTGGCAGAAAGCAATAAAAAAATAGAAGAGCTTAGCGCATTTGATAATGTAATTTTAAGTAGAGAGTACAGATTCCACTATAAGGGAGAGTTTGTAGAGAAAATTGAAGGAGAAAGAAAAAAAATATTCAGATCTCCGTTTTTCTCGACAACCTACTCTCATTCTTGTTTTCTTTCAGGTGACATAACTTTCAAAGACATGTACTTAATTGAAGTTAATAGAGGTTGCATAGAAAAATGCCGTTTCTGCGTTGCAACTTATATGGGACTTCCCTATAGAGAGAAGAAAATAGAAATCTTAGAAAAGGAAATAGAAATAGCAAAAAGATATGGAAATAGAGTAGGATTAATTGGAGCAGGTGTAACAGATTATTCAAAAATGGAAGAGCTTTTTAAAATTTTAAAAAAACATAACGTTAAGGCTTCTTTTTCTTCTCTTAAAGTTTCTTCTCCATCCCCTTATATTTTTAAAATAGTAGAGGAATCACAACAAAAAACTGTAACACTTGCTCCAGAAACTGGAAACGAATCTCTTAGATATGCCATAAACAAAAAAGTCCCTGATGAAAAGTATTTTTCTTTTGCTGAAAGAGCTTTAGAACATGGAGCAGAAAACATAAAGCTTTATTTTCTAATTGGCTTACCGGGAGAAACCACAGATGATTTAATGGGAATTGTAGAAATGGCTAAAAGGTTTAGAGAACTAGCACTAAAGTTTTGGAAAGCCCGTGGTAAAGTAGGAAAAATACACTTAAGTGTTAACCCTATAATATCAAAACCTTTTACTCCTTTTCAGTGGTATGGGTTAAATCCAAAATCAGAGATTGAAAAGAAAATTAGACTTTTAAAAAAGGAAATAGGAAAAATTCCTAATGTAGAAATCAGTTATGAAAATATAAAAAGAACTATCCTTCAAGCTGTCATATGTCGGGGTGATACAAGAATAGGAGAAGCTGCTATCGAGTCTGCTGTTCACGGAGTAAATTTCCGTAAAAGCTTAAAGGAAAAAGGATTAAAGATAGATAATCTTTATACGCGAGAAAGAGAAAAAGATGAACTCTTTCCGTGGGAAGTAGTAGATAGCGGAATAAAAAGAGAATACTTATGGAGAGAATACTGTAATACTTATAAAAGAAAAGCTACTCCTCATTGTTTTCCTGGATGTAAGGCCTGTGGTCTTTGTGATTAA
- the ftsZ gene encoding cell division protein FtsZ translates to MFDIADESFQGPVIKVIGVGGGGGNAVARMLERGIEGVDFVAINTDVQVLSKLQVPIKVQIGEKLTKGLGAGGKPEIGEQSALEDEPKIREILEGSDMVFITAGMGGGTGTGAAPIVAKIAKDMGILTVGVVTRPFDFEGRKRHEFAEAGIRRLKEFVDTLMVVPNQKLLTVAPKDMSILNAFKLADNVLYQAVKGITEVITRPGLINLDFADVKSVMHSGGYALMGTGEASGEDRALTAARKAIDNPLLENVQVEGASRILVNITGGNDLTLDEAYAAAGLIKERAKRDDTNFFFGVKIDESLEGSIEVTVIATGFDEKGRPLRFESGFTRNYTHTGEPAFSSKETIEELDLDISKLLEQLKDEE, encoded by the coding sequence ATGTTTGACATAGCAGATGAAAGTTTTCAAGGTCCAGTAATAAAGGTTATAGGCGTCGGAGGCGGTGGAGGAAACGCTGTTGCAAGAATGCTTGAAAGAGGAATCGAAGGTGTAGATTTTGTAGCAATAAATACAGATGTTCAGGTTCTTTCTAAGCTACAAGTACCTATAAAGGTTCAAATCGGAGAAAAACTTACAAAAGGTTTAGGAGCTGGTGGAAAGCCAGAAATTGGGGAGCAATCGGCTCTTGAAGATGAACCAAAGATAAGAGAAATTCTTGAAGGTTCAGACATGGTTTTTATTACAGCAGGAATGGGCGGTGGAACAGGAACAGGTGCAGCTCCAATAGTTGCAAAGATTGCAAAAGATATGGGAATATTGACAGTAGGAGTAGTAACAAGGCCTTTTGACTTTGAAGGGAGAAAGAGACACGAGTTTGCAGAAGCTGGAATTAGAAGGCTAAAGGAATTTGTAGATACTCTTATGGTAGTACCAAATCAAAAACTTCTCACGGTAGCTCCTAAAGATATGAGCATTTTAAATGCATTTAAGCTTGCAGACAATGTTCTCTACCAAGCTGTTAAAGGTATAACGGAGGTTATTACACGACCTGGACTTATAAATCTTGATTTTGCAGATGTTAAGTCTGTGATGCACAGTGGTGGTTATGCTCTTATGGGTACAGGTGAAGCAAGCGGAGAAGATAGAGCTCTCACTGCTGCAAGGAAAGCTATTGACAATCCTCTGCTTGAAAATGTTCAGGTTGAAGGTGCAAGCAGAATCTTGGTAAACATTACAGGAGGAAATGATTTAACTCTTGATGAGGCATATGCAGCTGCTGGACTTATCAAGGAAAGAGCTAAAAGAGATGACACTAATTTCTTCTTTGGTGTAAAAATAGATGAATCTTTGGAAGGTTCAATAGAAGTTACCGTAATTGCTACAGGTTTTGATGAAAAAGGAAGGCCTTTAAGATTTGAATCTGGATTTACAAGAAATTACACACACACAGGAGAGCCAGCTTTTAGCTCTAAAGAAACAATAGAAGAACTTGACTTAGATATCTCTAAATTATTAGAACAGTTAAAGGATGAAGAATAA
- a CDS encoding cell division protein FtsA has product MLEQKILTIDLGTSSIRTALSVVHSDGKRKLTVTTAPSRGIKSGNIVNFQSAKDSLKSALNKLKMETSTTIPNEAYVLVTGAHTLSYVVESKITFPGIQTISYSDVNEVKNKAQRELMKKLGQTVKNHYDVIHIIPQEFIIENLTGIQNPIGHNGRELTMKAFVVLATKSSIKTIESLLREVNLRLKGLVLQSLAAFHGIKDEKTYFNNNLVIYMGAGNTEYFYFREDKPILNKHIPFGSEDIIDFIVKQLKVNRKEAERLYKEYGSAYAFKVNPEEIITINYGSNHKRAPKILISIFIHMQLKKLLKDIKEELHAKDPSFVSELNRVYLTGGLSKLQDIDLLTSKLLKAPATVMNSSDERLKDPSYAPIVGVTNYVLSLKNKKRLSDIKEDLTKEYSKGGLFSGIWRFIADLI; this is encoded by the coding sequence ATGCTTGAACAAAAAATTTTAACTATAGATCTCGGGACTTCTTCTATAAGAACTGCTCTTTCTGTTGTCCACTCGGATGGAAAAAGAAAATTAACTGTGACAACTGCTCCTTCAAGAGGAATAAAAAGCGGTAACATTGTAAATTTTCAGTCGGCTAAAGATTCTTTGAAATCTGCTCTTAACAAACTAAAAATGGAAACTTCAACAACAATTCCTAATGAAGCTTATGTATTAGTAACAGGAGCTCACACTTTAAGTTATGTTGTTGAATCAAAAATAACCTTTCCTGGCATACAAACAATATCTTATAGTGATGTTAATGAAGTTAAGAATAAAGCTCAAAGAGAATTAATGAAAAAATTAGGTCAAACTGTAAAAAATCACTACGATGTCATCCACATTATTCCTCAGGAATTTATCATAGAAAACCTTACAGGAATTCAAAATCCGATAGGTCATAACGGCCGAGAATTAACAATGAAAGCTTTTGTAGTCTTAGCTACAAAATCATCAATAAAAACGATAGAATCCCTTTTAAGAGAAGTCAATCTTAGATTAAAAGGTTTAGTACTACAGTCTTTGGCAGCATTCCATGGAATAAAAGATGAAAAAACATACTTTAACAATAATCTTGTAATTTATATGGGAGCAGGTAACACGGAGTACTTTTACTTTAGGGAAGATAAACCAATTCTTAATAAACATATACCTTTTGGAAGTGAAGATATTATTGACTTTATTGTTAAGCAGCTTAAGGTGAATAGAAAGGAAGCAGAAAGACTTTATAAAGAGTATGGAAGTGCTTATGCATTCAAAGTTAATCCAGAGGAAATAATTACTATAAACTATGGTTCAAATCATAAGAGAGCTCCCAAAATACTTATCTCCATATTTATTCATATGCAGTTAAAAAAGTTGCTTAAGGACATTAAAGAAGAACTCCATGCAAAAGATCCTTCTTTTGTTAGCGAGCTTAATAGAGTCTACCTTACAGGAGGTTTATCAAAGCTTCAGGACATAGATCTTTTAACATCTAAACTCCTAAAGGCTCCTGCTACCGTCATGAATTCAAGTGATGAAAGACTAAAAGATCCTTCCTATGCTCCTATTGTTGGAGTAACAAACTATGTTCTTTCATTAAAGAACAAGAAAAGACTATCAGATATAAAAGAAGACTTAACTAAGGAATATTCAAAAGGCGGATTATTCTCTGGTATATGGCGATTTATAGCAGATTTGATTTAG
- a CDS encoding D-alanine--D-alanine ligase family protein, with product MKVAVIYGGPSPEAEISRKSAKSVIFALKKLGHQVFELELDENITEKLKQQKPDKVFITLHGSPGEDGTVQGLLEIAGYNYTGCNTQTSAICMDKDITKRVLKTYNIPVPAGETFFQGDKIEPVEIPCVVKPARTGSTVGISVVKDENSFQKAVEEAFKYDSKIIIEEYIEGREITVAVLNGFALPPVEIVTETGFYDFDSKYKKQTTEYKVPANLNLKLQEKLKKISEKIFKVLECKGAIRIDFRIDKWNNPYVLEVNTIPGMTERSLLPKAANAAGIPFEKLIEEILES from the coding sequence TTGAAAGTAGCTGTTATATATGGAGGTCCTTCTCCGGAAGCTGAGATTTCAAGGAAAAGTGCTAAAAGTGTTATCTTTGCTTTGAAAAAATTAGGGCATCAGGTTTTTGAGTTAGAGCTTGATGAGAATATTACAGAAAAACTGAAACAGCAAAAACCTGATAAAGTCTTTATTACTCTTCACGGATCTCCCGGAGAAGATGGCACAGTTCAAGGACTTCTTGAAATAGCAGGTTACAATTACACAGGTTGTAACACACAAACCAGTGCTATCTGTATGGATAAAGACATTACTAAAAGAGTGTTAAAAACTTACAATATACCTGTTCCTGCAGGAGAGACTTTCTTTCAAGGAGATAAAATAGAACCTGTTGAAATTCCTTGTGTTGTAAAGCCGGCAAGAACAGGCTCTACAGTTGGAATTAGTGTAGTAAAAGATGAAAATTCATTCCAAAAAGCAGTAGAAGAAGCTTTTAAGTATGACTCAAAAATAATTATAGAGGAATATATAGAAGGAAGAGAAATAACAGTTGCTGTTTTAAATGGTTTTGCTCTTCCTCCGGTAGAAATCGTCACAGAAACTGGTTTTTACGATTTTGATTCTAAGTATAAAAAGCAAACAACGGAGTATAAAGTTCCTGCTAATTTAAACTTAAAACTTCAAGAAAAGCTAAAGAAAATTTCTGAGAAAATTTTTAAGGTTCTTGAATGTAAAGGAGCTATAAGAATCGATTTTAGAATAGATAAATGGAATAATCCTTATGTTCTTGAAGTAAATACTATTCCTGGAATGACGGAAAGAAGTCTTCTGCCAAAAGCTGCTAATGCTGCTGGAATACCATTTGAGAAACTGATAGAGGAGATTTTGGAAAGTTGA
- a CDS encoding UDP-N-acetylmuramoyl-tripeptide--D-alanyl-D-alanine ligase, whose amino-acid sequence MRAEEVAKIVKGKLIGNGKVNSIEFDSRNVKKGSLFVPLRGNRDGHQFIKDAFQNGASGTLSERTLPIPEGKFLIEVKNTFEAFKLLGKWKRGNFNGTTIAITGSVGKTTTKELLTHVFSKFFKTYRNVKSFNNILGLTYTLSNLPLDTELYIQELGTNRQGEIPELVEIVKPEISVVTAVEKAHTAGFKDISDIVKEKLSITEGAILSIVPIQFKEFSKSKETITFGREGDIKLLDVQLFPNKTEFLIESFGRRLQFFSPIPGLGVVNSTLIAVGLAEVFKVNIEKVSELIRTFTPPEMRLTVEQLNKVILIDDSYNANPKSMENAIKVLSLQELPKVAIIGEMLELGEESKKEHEKIGELLNHAKVETLIAYGKETESTFKVFKGKKSYFTSQEELIKFIKTFHFQGKAVLVKGSRGNRLEKIARIIRERYKS is encoded by the coding sequence ATGAGAGCAGAAGAAGTTGCAAAGATAGTTAAGGGAAAACTTATAGGAAACGGAAAAGTTAATTCGATTGAATTTGATTCAAGAAATGTCAAAAAAGGAAGTCTTTTTGTTCCACTAAGAGGAAATCGAGATGGACATCAGTTTATAAAAGACGCTTTCCAAAACGGCGCTAGTGGTACCTTATCTGAGAGAACTCTTCCTATTCCCGAGGGAAAATTTTTAATAGAAGTAAAAAATACATTTGAAGCTTTTAAACTTTTAGGAAAATGGAAGAGAGGAAATTTTAATGGAACCACTATTGCAATCACTGGAAGTGTAGGGAAAACGACAACAAAAGAGCTCTTAACTCACGTTTTTTCTAAATTCTTTAAAACTTATAGAAATGTAAAGAGTTTCAACAATATTTTGGGATTGACTTATACATTGTCAAACCTTCCTTTAGATACTGAGCTTTACATTCAAGAACTTGGAACAAATAGGCAAGGAGAAATCCCTGAATTAGTAGAAATCGTTAAGCCTGAAATTTCCGTGGTAACAGCAGTTGAAAAAGCCCACACAGCAGGTTTTAAAGACATTTCAGATATAGTTAAGGAAAAACTTTCTATAACAGAAGGTGCTATACTGTCAATAGTTCCTATTCAGTTTAAAGAGTTTTCAAAAAGTAAAGAAACAATAACTTTTGGTAGGGAAGGAGATATAAAACTTTTAGATGTACAGCTTTTTCCTAATAAAACCGAATTTCTAATAGAAAGTTTTGGAAGAAGACTTCAATTTTTTTCTCCTATTCCAGGTTTAGGAGTAGTAAATTCCACCCTTATAGCAGTTGGACTAGCGGAAGTTTTTAAAGTTAACATTGAAAAAGTTTCAGAGCTGATAAGAACATTTACTCCACCAGAAATGAGACTTACTGTAGAGCAACTTAACAAAGTAATTCTCATAGATGACTCCTACAATGCAAATCCGAAATCTATGGAAAATGCAATAAAGGTCCTGTCTCTTCAGGAATTACCAAAGGTTGCAATAATTGGAGAGATGCTTGAATTAGGAGAAGAATCTAAAAAAGAACACGAAAAGATAGGAGAGCTCCTTAACCATGCCAAAGTAGAAACGCTTATAGCGTATGGAAAAGAAACAGAAAGTACTTTTAAAGTATTTAAAGGTAAAAAATCTTACTTTACAAGTCAGGAAGAACTTATTAAGTTTATTAAAACTTTCCATTTCCAAGGTAAAGCTGTTTTAGTAAAAGGTTCTCGAGGAAACCGATTAGAGAAGATTGCAAGAATAATAAGAGAGAGGTATAAAAGTTGA